A window of Fusarium verticillioides 7600 chromosome 10, whole genome shotgun sequence contains these coding sequences:
- a CDS encoding oxidoreductase has protein sequence MASAVSKRLEGKTILITGASSGIGKATAFEFARTSSNNLKLVLTARRIDSLRQIAEDIVKEVGDGVKVHPVQLDVSKPDEVRSFVSKLPAEFSEIDVLVNNAGLVKGVDKAPEIKEEDINVMFATNVTGLINMTQAILPMMLKRNNGEGAGDIINIGSIAGREPYVGGSIYCATKAAIHSFTESLRKELISKRIRVIRIDPGQVETEFSVVRFYGNKEKADAVYAGCEPLTPDDIAEAIVFAAGRRENVVIADTLIFPNHQAAATIMHRKS, from the exons ATGGCATCAGCTGTCTCAAAGCGCCTTGAGGGCAAGACAATTCTCATCACCGGAGCATCCTCTGGCATCGGAAAGGCCACAGCCTTTGAGTTCGCCCGCACCAgttccaacaacctcaagttggtcttgacagcaCGACGGATTGACAGTCTTCGTCAAATCGCCGAAGATATCGTCAAggaagttggcgatggtgtcaaggtGCACCCCGTCCAGCTTGACGTTAGCAAGCCTGATGAGGTGCGGTCTTTCGTGAGCAAATTGCCGGCAGAGTTTAGCGAGATTGATGTTTTGGTGAATAATGC TGGTCTTGTCAAGGGCGTTGATAAGGCTcctgagatcaaggaggaagacatcAACGTCATGTTCGCTACCAACGTCACAGGCTTGATTAACATGACACAAGCTATCCTCCCTATGATGCTGAAGCGCAACAACGGCGAGGGAGCcggcgacatcatcaacattggttCTATCGCCGGTCGCGAGCCTTACGTTGGCGGTAGCATCTACTGTGCAACCAAGGCCGCCATCCACTCCTTCACTGAGAGTCTGCGCAAGGAGCTTATCTCAAAACGCATCAGAGTCATCAGAATTGATCCAGGCCAAGTGGAGACCGAGTTCTCAGTCGTCAGATTTTACggcaacaaagaaaaggcagATGCAGTCTATGC TGGTTGTGAGCCTTTGACACCGGATGATATTGCTGAAGCGATTGTCTTTGCTGCTGGCAGAAGGGAGAATGTAGTCATTGCTGATACCTTGATATTCCCAAACCACCAGGCTGCGGCTACGATTATGCACAGAAAGAGCTAG
- a CDS encoding ADP-ribosylglycohydrolase, whose product MPSPQNDSEFSPRESRIIGALLGVHAGDSLGATLEFKTHTDIAREYPLGLRDIVGGGPFRWSQGHATDDTDMTRGVLLAYHDYKDGDDIAQLAGDYFISWLHGDWPGRRPGSRPEDIGGATATGLRLYKQTQDPDRAGAGQGSAGNGSLMRCIPTGLFQRDPQKLVEESIRISKITHDDKRCTVACAAYNTIVSKLIDQVAPQDAIEAGLNVAETLEGGSGPVYRAIELGKSLNIATMAATGPSPELGGRCSGYVLESLSLAIAAVLDTRSLEHVVVDVVRIGWDTDTNGAIAGGILGARDGASAIPHHWKSVLQFGREFENTALSIFEKNAAA is encoded by the coding sequence ATGCCTTCACCTCAAAACGACTCTGAATTTTCGCCTCGCGAGTCCCGCATCATCGGCGCGTTACTGGGTGTCCATGCCGGTGACTCGCTTGGCGCAACGCTCGAGTTCAAAACTCATACGGATATCGCCCGTGAATACCCTCTCGGTCTTCGTGATATCGTGGGCGGAGGCCCCTTTCGATGGTCGCAGGGCCATGCAACAGACGATACAGATATGACTCGCGGAGTCCTCCTTGCATATCACGACTACAAGGACGGCGACGACATCGCGCAGCTCGCTGGCGACTATTTCATCAGTTGGCTTCACGGCGACTGGCCAGGCAGGCGCCCGGGAAGTCGGCCTGAGGATATTGGAGGGGCCACTGCTACTGGGCTCAGACTCTATAAGCAGACGCAAGACCCTGACCGCGCCGGAGCTGGGCAAGGTAGTGCCGGCAACGGAAGCTTGATGCGCTGCATCCCAACCGGATTGTTCCAACGCGATCCCCAGAAGTTGGTTGAGGAAAGCATTCGCATCAGCAAGATCACCCACGACGACAAGAGATGCACGGTCGCGTGCGCGGCCTACAACACGATTGTTTCAAAGCTCATCGACCAAGTCGCACCCCAAGACGCCATTGAGGCAGGTCTCAATGTCGCCGAAACTCTTGAAGGAGGATCTGGTCCAGTGTATAGAGCTATTGAACTCGGCAAATCCCTCAACATAGCAACAATGGCTGCCACAGGACCTTCACCCGAACTTGGAGGGAGATGCAGTGGATACGTCCTCGAGTCACTGAGTCTCGCGATCGCTGCGGTTCTTGACACTCGCAGCCTGGAGCACGTTGTCGTGGATGTTGTTCGAATTGGCTGGGATACAGACACAAACGGAGCGATCGCAGGAGGAATATTGGGAGCTAGGGATGGAGCATCAGCTATCCCTCACCACTGGAAATCAGTCTTGCAATTTGGGCGTGAGTTCGAGAACACAGCTTTGAGTATTTTCGAGAAAAACGCAGCCGCCTAA